Part of the Bacillus sp. THAF10 genome is shown below.
ACTTGTTGGCGTCAGTCCTCGCTTTTTCATATCCTCCGTAAAACTGGTTAATCCTTGTAGTGGTTGCTCTAACTTCTTTTCTGCCACAAAGGTACCACTTCCCTTTTTACGGTAAAGAAGTCCTTCGTTCACTAGAGAGTTGATGGCTTGTCTTACGGTCATTCTGCTTATTTCATATTTTTCGGCAAATTCCCTTTCAGAAGGAATGGTATCACCTGGCAAAAGTAATCCAGCTTTTATTTGTTCTTTTAGATGTGATTCAAGTTGATAATAAATTGGTATGGGTGAGGTTTTATTAATCATACGATTCTCCTTTCATGCAATGGTGCGATTATTTTGAAGCACATCTTTATCTGCAATGATCGTAACATTAGGATGTGTTTGCAGGATGGAAGCTGGAAATTTTTCTGATAATTCTCCGTAAAGAAGCTTTTGGAATGCATCTTGTTTATTTTTCCCTGATATGAGAAGGAGTATCTTTTTCGCCTGCATAATGGTGTGGATTCCCATTGTAATGGCATGTGTAGGAACCTCATCGCTGCTTTCAAAGAAACGGGCATTAGCATTTATAGTGGAATGAGTTAACTCGACAAGATGGGTGGTGCTTTGAAAAGAAGTTCCTGGCTCATTAAAGCCGATATGCCCGTTTTGACCTAAACCAAGTAGCTGAATATCAATTGGTCCGTGTTGAGCAAGTTTATTTTCGTAAGATTGACATTCACTGAAAATATCCTTCGCTGTTCCATTTGGAATAAACGTATTTTCTGATTTCATATTGATAGATTGAAAAAGATTTTTTTGCATAAACGAATAATAACTGTTCCGATGGTCTAATCCTAGTCCGATATATTCATCAAGGTTAAAGGCCTTCACCTTGCTATAATCAGTGCGGTTTTGTTTATAATCTTCTACTAAGTATTGATACGTACCCTTTGGGGTGCTACCTGTTGCAAGACCAAGGACGAGATTTTGTTTTACTCGAAGATTTGAAATGATAATGGATGAAGCTACTTTGCTCATTTCTTTATATGATGCAGTCGTAATAATATCCATCAGCCTAATCCCCCTTGTATACTAGTTCTCCTTTAATAAAGGTCATTTTTACATTTAAATCTGTATCCAAGATGACAATATCAGCATCTTTACCGAGGGCGATACTTCCTTTTTGATGATCTAATTTTAGTTGGCGGGCTGGATTGATGGAAGCCATCCTTATTGCTTCTTGTAATGTACAACCTGTAAAATCCATCATATTCGTAACGGCAACATTCATTTTTATCACACTGCCGGCAAGCGTTCCATCTTGGAGACGTGCGGTGTTATTTTTTACAAAAACTCTTTGTCCTCCTAGTTCATACTCCCCATCTTCTAGCCATTTTGCTCGCATGGCATCTGTGATTAGAATAAGTCCGTTAGCTCCTTTTGCTAAATAAGTAGCTTTAATGACAGCAGGATGAACGTGAATTCCATCCGCAATTAACTCAAGCATTAACTCAGGGTGTGCAAGGGAGGCACCTACCACACCAGGTTCTCTATGGTGACTACCACGCATGCCATTATATAGGTGTGTTACATGCTTGGCTCCAGCCTCCATTGCAAGAATCATCTCCTCGTAGAGCGCATCTGAATGACCAATGGAAGCAATTATTCCACTTTCTGAAAGTTTTTTCACTAACAGATAGCCATTAGGCATTTCTGGTGCCATGGTAACGATTTTAATATGGTTTCCAGATGCAAGTTGAAACTGTTGAAAGGTGTCTAAACATGGAGAATAAATATGTTCTAATGGTTGCGCCCCTGCACGAATGGAGTTAATGAACGGTCCTTCAAGGTGAACACCTAGCAATTGGCTTCCAATTTGGGTATCTGCTGTTTTATTTATATATTGATTTACACTTTTAAGGGCGCTTGTAATTTTTTCTTTGGAATTTGTTATGGTAGTTGCTAAAAACGCAGTTGTCCCTTCTTTTACAAGTGAGCTCGAGATGGTTTGAAGAGCTTGCTCGTTACAATCCATCACATCTGCACCGTTTGAACCATGAATATGAAGGTCAATAAAACCTGGAGCTGCAATAAATTTACCTCCCATATTCCATTCCATAAGTGACTCATTATTTTGGTAGGTTTCCATTGTGCCATACTCAACAATCCTACCGTCTTTCCATTTTATATACGCGTCATTAAGTATATTTTTTTCTGTGATAACACGAACGGAAATTAGTGCATAACTGTTTGGAGGTCTTTTCATCTATAAGCTCCTTTTTAGATTTGTTGAAAATATTAACTATTAGCAGGCAACTGTTGATTGGAGCAAAAGGCGGAGACTCCCGCGGGAATGAAGCGATGGACTGTAGACTCAACAGGCGTAGCCCAGGAGGCTTACACATCGCCACGCAGGACGCGGAGCCATTTTGCGGCAATCAACAGCGAGTATCCTTCTTTATAAAAGGTTACCAAAAAAATGTATAGTTGTATATACCAATTTAGTGATAGCACATGGGTTTTTATAAAACGATGATTGGTATAGACAGATTATTACTATCATTTTATTCTATCTATATTTTTTTTGAAATAATATACTAATTAAAGAAGAAAAGCATAAAATGCTAGAAAGGTGAACCAGCATGACAAACATCCCTCTAACAATTAGAAAAGCAGAAATAAAAGATTTACAAGCCATTGTAGATATCTATAATTCCACTGTGGAGAGCAGAATGGTAACTGCAGATACAGAACCCGTAGGAGTAGAAATGCGCCTAAACTGGTTTTATGATCATCATGAAAAAAGACCTTTATGGGTGGTTGAAAACAATGGAACCATTTGTGCCTGGATAAGTTTTCAGGATTTTTATGGACGTCCAGCATATCAAGCAACGGCAGAAATTAGTGTCTATCTTCATGAAAATACTCGCGGAAAAGGGCTTGGTGGGCAGTTGCTCTCCTCCATTATTAAGGAATGCCCTGGACTAAACATAGAAAATCTTGTGGCATTTATTTTTGCACATAATCAACCGAGTATCAGACTTTTTCAAAAATACGGATTTGCACAATGGGGCTTGCTTCCTGAGGTTGCAGAGCTTGACGGTACGAAAAGGGATCTCATTATTCTTGGGAAAAAAATAGAATTATAGGAGGATGGAATGAGAATAAAGTGGGCGATAACAATTGTTGTAGGAATTCTTTTTGTAACAGGAATTCTTCTATCCTTTAACGAACATGTAAGGGGAGCAGTAAAGCTTGCTTTTTCAACCAAATCTATTGTTACAGTATCTACAGAAAACGATACAAAGACAATGATGACAAAATTAAATGAGGGAGAAGGCTTTCAAGTACTTTTGTCTTATATAGAAGAGGATGGTTGGGTTCTTGAAGATCAACTAGGATCTACTTTTTTGTTTACAAAAGAAGAAGAGAGTCTAGTCATCATGCTTAAAATGTGGACAAGTGAGTACATTATTGCTGAAATGACAGAGGGGTAAGGTGATTATCGTTGAAGCCAGTGCCAATGCTGAGAACAGAAAGACTTCAGTTGCGCAACTTATCAATGAAAGATTCTGACACTATCTACGCATATTTTTCTCAACCAGAAATGACAAGATTTTATGGTATGGAGCCATTTCAAACAAAGCTTGACGCAGATAAATTTATTAAAGATTTCCTTGATGACTACACCAATCTTTACAGATGGGGAATCGTCGAAAAGGAATCTGGGAAATTAATAGGAACGTGCGGATTTCATGCAATATCAGACAAGCATGCCAGAGCAGAAATAGGCTATGAAATTGATTTGCCTTATTGGGGTAAAGGGTATGCAACTGAAGCAATTACAGCTATCATTCATTATGGTTTTGATTCGATGAAGTATAATCGCATTGGAGCTAATGTGTATCCAGAGAATATTTCTTCAAGAAAAGTATTAGAAAAAGTCGGTTTTACCCATGAGGGATTACTTAGGGGCTATCTTTACCAGGGTGGAGTCTACCATGATGCAAATGTGTTTTCCATTTTAAAAAAGGATTTCTTTCATGAAGACCTGGAGCTTTAAATTTTTAAAACTGCAGCCTTGCCTTTAATGGGCAGGCTGTTTTTTTATCTTAATGATGAATAGTAAAAAAATTGATTTCTAGCTGCAGATTGGAGCAAAAGGCGAAGACTCTTCTCTAGAATGAAGCAAAAAATCTTCACACCCCACAGGCTAAACCGAGGAGCCCTGCAGAAAACATAGCCTTCTGCGGAAATCAGTAGGGCTGGGCATGGGATACTTATTAGAACAAAAATTTAAATATTCTAAATCTGCTGTTTTTATTTGTTAATCTATTGTATGATTACTATGAAATTCCATCTATACGAAAGGTGAGGAATGTACATGTATCAGATTAAAAGATTAAGTGAATGTACATTAAATCAGGCCGTTGAAGCATGGAACAAGGGTTTTGAGGGTTACTTTTTTGATGCTAAAATGGATGTGGACAGATTTTCCGCAAGACTAGGTATGGAAAATATCTCAGCCTCTTTCTCTCTAGTCGCTTTTGATGGAGAAAATCCAATCGGTTTGCTATTGAGTGGTGTAAGAACCATTGGCAAGAACAAGGTAGCATGGAATGGTGGCACGGGGGTAGCAACAGCCTACAGAAGAAAGGGTGTTGGAAAGCTGCTTTTAGATCATGCGCTTGAGATCTATTCCGCTGAAGGGGTGACCCTGTCTACCTTAGAAGCAATAGGAGAGAATGAAAAGGCGATATCCCTCTATCAAGCAAAAGGCTATGAAGTTGTAGATAAAGTCATTCATCTAAGTACAGAAGGACAACCAGAATTCAACGACAGTTATCCTTTTATGACGGTTTATAATTCCGCTTCTGCCGCACCTCATCTCTCACTCTATCAAACAGATACCCCATGGCAAAGTCAGTGGTGGTGCATGAAAGAAGGACAAACGCTACAGTTGCTTTCTGATGAAGGAGAAACAGTGGCATACGCTATGTTCAAACGGCAATATACGGAGGATGGTACACTCAACGCAGTTATTGTCACGCATTGTTTCATCAAAAACGAAATGGAGAATCATGACCGAGTGCTAGAGAGCATGTTTTCCCAATTGTTTCCTTATTCTGCCACGAATTATCAACGTATGGTTGCATTTTTTCAACCGTCCAACATGCCCGTGTATCAGTATCTTCTCGAAAAAGGCTTTGAACATAAAATTGAGCAAGTGTGGATGAAAAAATCGATAAAATCACCAGTACCTGAACGAAACTAAACTATCTTAGAAAAAAGCTAAAAAAAGGAAAAAATTTCAGGAGGGGTTATAAATGCAGATTTCAACTTTTTTGCAAGATCAAAACGATCATTTTCAAAGACTATTAAAAGAATCAACGCATGCGAGCTGGATGGCGCAAACTACAGGGGAAAAGAAGTGGGCAGAGGAAGCTGGAAAGGCTTCTGCACAATTTAATTTATTCTACTCGGATAAACAAAAATACGAGCAAGTAAAAGTTTTTTTGCAAGACACAACTCTTTCAGAAGACGAGAGAAGACAGCTTGAATTATTAGAAAAGGCTATGAAAGAAAATCAATTAGATCAAAAAACCATAGAAGAACTTTCCGCTCTGTCTTCTGAGTTAAACTACATATTTAATACATATACACCAGAAGTTGATGGAAAGAAGCTATCTGCAAATGATATTCGAAACATTTTACTTAATAGTAAAAACTGTGTAGAAAGAGAAAAAGCTTGGAAAGCTAGTAAAGAGGTTGGTGGTGCCGTTTCAAGTAAATTGTTAGAGCTTGTTAAGAAAAGAAACAAGGCTGCCCGCACACTTGGTTATGATAATTATTATCAAATGGCTTTTGCTAATCAAGAGTTAAACCTAGAAGAGATATTTTCTATGTTTGAGAACCTTCTCGACCAATCTGAAGAGACATTTCGCCTTTTAAAACACGAACTAGACAAAGAGTTAGCACACAAGTTTTCTATAAATATAGAGGACTTAAGACCATGGCATTATGCTGATCCCTTTTTCCAAGAAGCGCCAGCCAATGACAAGACGAACTTAGACGGCTACTTCAAAGGCAAAGACTTAAAGCAGCTGACTGCGGATACGTTTGACTCTATGGATATGCCAATTGACGGGTTATATGCTTCTTCTGACTTAAGCCCGAGAGAAGGGAAAAATCCAACAGCTTTTTGTATGGATATGAACCGAGATGGTGATATAAGAGTGCTCTGTAATAACCTTGATAATACATATTGGATGGGTACCATGCTCCATGAATTTGGTCATGCGGCGTATAATAAATATGTAAACCGAGATCTGCCTTACCTTTTACGAAGCTTTGCTCACATTTTGACAACAGAAGCGATTGCCATGCTCTTTGGAAAAATGACAGAGAATAGAGAATGGCTCTCGAAATTTCTAAAATTAGATGAAACGAAACTTGAGTCGGTTATGCCGGACTTGGAAAAGCATGAGCAGTTGAAAATGCTTGTTTCTGCACGTTGGATTATTACATTCGTTTTCTTTGAAAGAAAATTATATGAAAATCCAGATCAAGATCTCCCTTCACTCTGGTGGGAAACAGTAGAAAAGATTCAGCTGTTAAACCCTCCAGAGGACAAGTCAAATCCCGACTGGGCAGCAAAAATTCATTTTACACTTGCGCCGGTTTATTACCAGAATTACTTGTTAGGAGAACTAACAGCAGCTCAGCTATACCATTACATCCACACACACATCTCAAAAGAATTTTTCAATGTAGGAGTTGGAGCATTCATACGTGATGAATTTTTAGCTCCAGGTGCAAGCTACCATTGGAACAAAAAGATTGAAAAAGTAACAGGGGAGCCACTAAACCCTGACTATTTTGTCAAATCATATTGTCGAACAGAAAAAGAGATATATTAGGTGAAGTGGGTAAACAGAGGGATAACTTCTGTTTACCTTTTTTATTGTTTAGGAAATTATAAAAAATATGTCTTTGGATATCTGGAACAAAAGTAGCAGCGTCCAGCTCCATGCGCC
Proteins encoded:
- a CDS encoding GNAT family N-acetyltransferase, with the protein product MYQIKRLSECTLNQAVEAWNKGFEGYFFDAKMDVDRFSARLGMENISASFSLVAFDGENPIGLLLSGVRTIGKNKVAWNGGTGVATAYRRKGVGKLLLDHALEIYSAEGVTLSTLEAIGENEKAISLYQAKGYEVVDKVIHLSTEGQPEFNDSYPFMTVYNSASAAPHLSLYQTDTPWQSQWWCMKEGQTLQLLSDEGETVAYAMFKRQYTEDGTLNAVIVTHCFIKNEMENHDRVLESMFSQLFPYSATNYQRMVAFFQPSNMPVYQYLLEKGFEHKIEQVWMKKSIKSPVPERN
- a CDS encoding GNAT family N-acetyltransferase, with amino-acid sequence MPMLRTERLQLRNLSMKDSDTIYAYFSQPEMTRFYGMEPFQTKLDADKFIKDFLDDYTNLYRWGIVEKESGKLIGTCGFHAISDKHARAEIGYEIDLPYWGKGYATEAITAIIHYGFDSMKYNRIGANVYPENISSRKVLEKVGFTHEGLLRGYLYQGGVYHDANVFSILKKDFFHEDLEL
- the nagB gene encoding glucosamine-6-phosphate deaminase; this encodes MDIITTASYKEMSKVASSIIISNLRVKQNLVLGLATGSTPKGTYQYLVEDYKQNRTDYSKVKAFNLDEYIGLGLDHRNSYYSFMQKNLFQSINMKSENTFIPNGTAKDIFSECQSYENKLAQHGPIDIQLLGLGQNGHIGFNEPGTSFQSTTHLVELTHSTINANARFFESSDEVPTHAITMGIHTIMQAKKILLLISGKNKQDAFQKLLYGELSEKFPASILQTHPNVTIIADKDVLQNNRTIA
- a CDS encoding GNAT family N-acetyltransferase encodes the protein MTNIPLTIRKAEIKDLQAIVDIYNSTVESRMVTADTEPVGVEMRLNWFYDHHEKRPLWVVENNGTICAWISFQDFYGRPAYQATAEISVYLHENTRGKGLGGQLLSSIIKECPGLNIENLVAFIFAHNQPSIRLFQKYGFAQWGLLPEVAELDGTKRDLIILGKKIEL
- the nagA gene encoding N-acetylglucosamine-6-phosphate deacetylase, with protein sequence MKRPPNSYALISVRVITEKNILNDAYIKWKDGRIVEYGTMETYQNNESLMEWNMGGKFIAAPGFIDLHIHGSNGADVMDCNEQALQTISSSLVKEGTTAFLATTITNSKEKITSALKSVNQYINKTADTQIGSQLLGVHLEGPFINSIRAGAQPLEHIYSPCLDTFQQFQLASGNHIKIVTMAPEMPNGYLLVKKLSESGIIASIGHSDALYEEMILAMEAGAKHVTHLYNGMRGSHHREPGVVGASLAHPELMLELIADGIHVHPAVIKATYLAKGANGLILITDAMRAKWLEDGEYELGGQRVFVKNNTARLQDGTLAGSVIKMNVAVTNMMDFTGCTLQEAIRMASINPARQLKLDHQKGSIALGKDADIVILDTDLNVKMTFIKGELVYKGD
- a CDS encoding M2 family metallopeptidase translates to MQISTFLQDQNDHFQRLLKESTHASWMAQTTGEKKWAEEAGKASAQFNLFYSDKQKYEQVKVFLQDTTLSEDERRQLELLEKAMKENQLDQKTIEELSALSSELNYIFNTYTPEVDGKKLSANDIRNILLNSKNCVEREKAWKASKEVGGAVSSKLLELVKKRNKAARTLGYDNYYQMAFANQELNLEEIFSMFENLLDQSEETFRLLKHELDKELAHKFSINIEDLRPWHYADPFFQEAPANDKTNLDGYFKGKDLKQLTADTFDSMDMPIDGLYASSDLSPREGKNPTAFCMDMNRDGDIRVLCNNLDNTYWMGTMLHEFGHAAYNKYVNRDLPYLLRSFAHILTTEAIAMLFGKMTENREWLSKFLKLDETKLESVMPDLEKHEQLKMLVSARWIITFVFFERKLYENPDQDLPSLWWETVEKIQLLNPPEDKSNPDWAAKIHFTLAPVYYQNYLLGELTAAQLYHYIHTHISKEFFNVGVGAFIRDEFLAPGASYHWNKKIEKVTGEPLNPDYFVKSYCRTEKEIY